A stretch of DNA from Persephonella sp.:
TGAAATTCTTATAGTTGCAGTTGGAAAACCAAATCTGATAACACCAGACATGGTAAAAGATGGGGCTGTAGTTGTTGATGTTGGTATAAATAGACTTGAAAATGGAAAGCTTGTGGGGGATACAGATTTTGAAGGATTAAAAGAAAAAGTATATGCTATCACTCCTGTTCCCGGAGGAGTAGGTCCTATGACCGTTGCCTCTCTGCTTTTAAATACAGTCAGTATATACAGGAAAAAACACGGTTTTGCCCCACACCCCCTTACAGAGGTTTGATCTTATTTTTTGAAACAAGACCTCCAGAAAGGATTATTTTTGTAGCTTCTTCAACTGTCAGGTCTGTATGCCTGACCTCATTTTCCTCTACAAAAATTGTATAACCTGATGTTGGGTTAGGGGCTGTAGGGATATAAACGAGATAGTAAGTTTTTCCATCAAACTGAATTTTGTTTGCCACGAACCCGATTGATAACATTCCTTTTCTTGGAAACTCAACGAGAACGGCTTCTTTAAACTTTCCTTTACCTTTGGAATTAAAAAGGTTTTCCATAAGCTGTTTTGTGGCTATGTAGATTGATCTGACAAGGGGAATTCTGTTTATAAGGCTGTCCCATAAAGAGATAAGTTTCTTACCAAAGTAGTTTTGTGCGATTAATCCTGTTGCGAACACAATAAGGAGTGTTACTAGTATTCCTACTCCGGGAATATCTGGAATGGGAATTAAATACCTCAGGTATGGAAGAACAAGATTGTTAACAAAAGACAAGAGCCAGACAACGATCCATATTGTTATCGCGATAGGTATAAAAACAAATAAACCTGTTAAAAATGTATCTCTAATTTTTAGAATTAATATTTTTTTCCTGAAATTATTCAATTTTTGCTACCTGTAGGCTGGCTATTGCCCGGTCTCTGATAAGGAACAGGTATATACTGAACTGAAGGTGTACCTGCAGGTTGTGGGTAAAGATCCATCAGAGCGTATACTTCTTCAGGAACATCTGTTGAAACTTTCAGTCCAAGAGACTGTATATGCTCCACAGTTAGAGGATAATCATGGGTGTATTTTCCTGTTGAAAGTTCTTCAGCCACTTTGTTTGCAACCTCTTCTGAATAACCTTTTTTCAACAAAAGGGTTTTGACATTTTCAAACATCTGTTTTAAGGCTTTTTCACTTACATCAATCTTAATCCATGTGGAATCATCAATTTCTTCAGGTTTTTTTAGTTCCTTGATTTTTACTATTGATGCTGCTGGTTCCTGCCCAAGCTGAGGATCTACCGGACCTAAAACAGCATGTTCGTCCATTATTATCTCGTCTGCTGCCAGTGCTATCAGTGTTCCACCTGACATGGCATAATGGGGAACGATCACCCTGACCGGAGCTTTGTGGTCTGCAAGTGCCTGTGCTATCTGGGTAGCAGCAAGGGCAAGTCCTCCCGGGGTGTGAACAATAAAGTCTATAGGCAGGTCTTTAGGTGTCATTCTGATAGCTCTTAAAACCTGCTCAGAATCTTCAATTGTAATGAACCTCATCATAAAAAAACCTAAAAATGAACGGGTTTCCTGCCTGTGTATCATCGTGATCACACGGGATTTTCTTTTCTCTTCTATGGCTCTGATAAGCCTTTCCCTGCTCCACTCAAGTGTCTGTGCTTTTACCATCGGAAGTACTAAAAGAAGCAGAAATATCAGCCAGAACAACTGATTTATCCATATAGCTCCTGTGGGATCCATTTTGTCCTCCTAATTATGAATAGTCTCAAATGTTTTTCTTATTTTTTCTTCAAGGTCTTTTTTATTTTTTACGCTTTTTACAAGCTCAAAAAGATACCGGTTATCTTCCATACCGTTTATAACCTTTTTGTAATCTCCAGAATTATAACCTTTTTCCTGCCTGATGTGGTTGAGAATGTTTTTTCCGATATAAAGGAGGTAAAGATGTTCAAAGGGTATAGTATTTTTCACCAGAAGTCCGAAAAAAAATACCCCCTCATTTAGATCCTGTTTCAAAAATCCCTCTGCGACCCTTTCTGCAAGGAAAATTATTCTTTTGTAACTGTCTGTCTCTCCAAGATAGTGATTTATATGCTCACCTTTAATGTTTATTTCCCTAAAGTCCTCATTTAAACCCCTTACAAAAAGGTTAACAGGTTCACTTTCAACAGCTTTACCTATATCTTCATAATCAAGAAGTATGTAAGACATCACAAAATGCCATATATCAACCACCTCAATCTGAACATTTTCCATATCAGGCTGTTGTTTTTTCCACCACTTCCAGGGCAGACTATCAACAAGTTCTGCACACTCTATCCATGTAGCCCTTGCAAAATCTTCTTTTGATCTTATCTGTCTCCAGTTATCGTCTATCTTTCTGTTCAGCTTTTCCTGAAGCTGAAACATATCTATCAGTTTTTCCTTCATAAAAACCACCTTAATATTTTTCGTTTTTATAGATTATAACCGATTTTTATCAGTATGGAAGAAAGCCCCAAAAAGGGGCTTTATGATGGTTAGTCTTGTATCATTATCATTCTTGCGTTGAGAGGTTGAACAGGTCTGTTTGTGTCTCCTCCCATCAGCTTTCTGAACTTTTGTATCTGCTCTTTTGACATCTCCATCTCATTGATCATAACTAACCACCTTACTCCTTCAGAACAAGGCGGAGTTGTAAGTGATCCTGAATATCTGAAATATTTTTTCTTGTCTGGAAGGAGGTCATAGGCGTTTATCTTGTGGGCAAGTTTGACTTTTTCTCCAACTTTTGAAGGAAGGTTTTCCCACAATTTCTCAATAACAGGATTTTTCTTTCCTTCTTTGAAAACTACACCTATTACAGCCAGATTCCCGTCTTTGTCAGCATGGACAAAGTGAGCTTCAAACGGGTAATGTTTTCCTTTTATTTTGTGCTCGCTTGGGGCATGAAAGTGAAACTGTTTAAGTTCAAATTTTACCCCATCAACAACAATGTAGCTTCCACTTTCGTAAGACACTTTGATTGTGTGTCCGTTGTTAACCAGAGAATAAGCACCAGGTTTGTAATTGATCTTGATATCCTCAAGATCTGCCTCAACAATACGGCTGATGTCAACTGGGGACTGGTTTTTACCGATCTTACACATAATGTATTCATCTTTCAGGTCTCCCCAGTGTTCTGGACCTGTGTGCCCGTGATAACTCCAGCTATCGGCTCCCCCCGCAAAGGCAAAGCCAAAAACTGCTGAAGCAACTGAAAACGAAACTACTGTTTTCCTCATACTATCCCTCCTCTATCTTTTTTTCCCTGAGGTATCTTGCAGCTTCCTCAGGGGGTGTTGGATTTATAAAAAATTCTGTCCCAAGTTCAAATCCTGCATGGATTGCCATTCTTGGAAGTATCTCAATATACCAGTGATACATTTTATTGATATTGTAATAATAATTTGGATCCCATGGTATCTCTCTAAAGGGAGGAGATGTGTGAAGTATCATGTTGAAAGGTGGATTTTCAAAAAGTTTTGATAGCTTTCTGACTGCGATAAACAAAGCTTCTGCAAGATCTGCCAGATCCTCATCTGTTGTTTTTGTAAAGTCGCTTGAATGGAACTTCGGAACTATCTTCATCTCAAATGGAAAAGCAGAAGCAAAAGGTGTATATACAGTAAACCTATTATTGTCATAAACAACCCTTACCTGCTGTTTCAGTTCGTATCTTATTTCGTCGCAGAGGAGACATCTTTCTTTTTCTTTGTAGTAGTTTCTGCACTGGGATATCTGGGTATCTACTCTCTTGGGAATTCTTGGGAGGGCAACAAGCTGTGAATGAGAATGGTAAAGGCTTTTGCCGGCTTCCTTTCCGTGATTTTTGAATATCTGAACATAGTATATATTTTCATTTTGGTAGAGCTGTTTCATTCTTTCTCTGTATACATACAGGATCATCTGGATTTCTGAAACTGTAAAGTTGTGAAACTGTCTGAAGTGATCGGGAGTATCTATAATCACCTCATGGTATCCAAAACCGCCCATTCTGTCGTGTATGTCTTCAGACTCCCTAAAAAAAGGCTCTTCAGGTTTTAAAGCCGGATATTTGTTAGGTATTACTCTGATTTTCCACCCCGGGGTATTCGGTTTTGTCCCCGGTTCTCTAACGGCATAAACTTCAGGAGGAGTAAGATTTTCCTTACCCGGTTCAAAGGGACATTTTGCAGGATCACCTACTTCCTTTCTCCATTCGACAGGGTAATCGTGGGGTCTTTTCGCTCTTTCTTTTGAAATTATAACCCATGTATTGTTAAGCCTGTTGTATCTAAGCTCAGGCATAGACCTCTCCTAATAGTAAATTATAAAACAGGATTGTAAATTTTAGAGCCCTTAATTAAAGAAGACCCCTTCTTTTTAATGCATCTTCATAAATTCTGTTATAAAGAATTCTCCACTCTGGAGTTCCTTCGAGAATTTTTCTTGAATAGGACTTGATTCTTTGTCTGACCTCTCTATCTATTTCTTTCTCTTCTTTTACAAGCTGTTTAAGTATCTCAAATATCTTTCTTCTTATTTTGTTTGGGTGTTCAAATATTTCTATTGAGTTTTCTGTCTCTATGTATTTTTTGATTTTATGGGCTATCTGGTTCATTCTTTCTTCAGGATCAAGATGGATATTTCTTTCCTCTGCCAACTTTTCTTTTACTTTCATTACTGCTGTTCTGTATCTTATGTCTTCAGACTCAATCAGATGCATATGCTGTTCAACAAGCTTTTCTGCTTCTTCCTCAATCTCTTTTTCTTCCTCAATGGCTTTATTTATTATCTCAAAAACAGCCTTTTTAAACTCCTCTTCATTTTCAGCTTCTATGTAATGTTTCTCTGTCAGTTCCTTAACTATGTTATTAACAATTCTCTCTACCAGCCTTGCTGGTATTTTCATTCAAATCCTCCTGACTTTTTTCAAAGTGTTATTATATTACACTTTATATATTTTTCAAAACGGCGAGAAGATGAGAGAGGTTTATTTTAGCTGGAATGTAAAAGAAAAACCTGAAGATTTTATAGTAAGTGAGGTTTCTGATTTTGAGCTTGTTGAAAACGGAAATTTTTACCTTTATCAGCTTGTAAAAAGGGGGGTTAACACTCAGGAGGTAGCAAAAAGGTTTAATCTGAGCTATGCAGGTTTGAAGGATAAGAATGCCATAACATTCCAGTATGTTTCTTCTCCAAAATTTCTTGGTGAAGCTGTTTTTGAAAAGAAAGATGATAATTTTTTTGGGCTGATATTTATCGGAAAAATCAGAAAAAAGATAAGAATAGGAAACCTTAAGGGAAATCTCTTTTCAGTATTACTAAAAGGTCATACTATTTCAGACAAAAGATGGTTTATTAACTACTATGATCTTCAGAGAATAAGCAGAAACACAGAAAAAGGAAAAAAGATTTTAAAGGAGTTAAAAGGAGGGATCAGCTGGAAGATGCTCAGCTGGAGGGAAAACTTTTATCTTGATGCTTACCTTTCCCATCTATGGAATAAGGCTGTTATGGTTTTACTGAAGGAGAATTACACAGGTTATTATGTTGTTGAAAAAGGAAAAAAGTTTTTTATTCCAGAAACAGACTATCAGGATCTTATGGAAAACTTTCCCAGATTTTTTCCTATTTTAGGGTATAAGATGAAACTTTCTGATAAGGAGAAAGATATTTACAGGTATGTGCTTGGAAAAGAAGGATTTACTTTTGAAGATATGTTTTTCAAGCTAAAACAACTCAAGATCAAAGGAGACTACAGAAAAACATTTTTGAAAGCTGAAAAGATCCAGTTAAAAAACGGTAGAGTTAACTTTTTTCTTCAAAAAGGGGCTTATGCCACTATGTTTCTTAAGAACATTTTTATCCAATAAGCTGATAGGGAAATAAAACATAACTTTTTCTGAAATCTGGATCGTTTAAGATCTTTTCCCTGAAGTTTCTTGCCTTTTTCTCAGCTACCTTTTGGGTAAAGGGTGAGTTGAATATCTTCAGAAGATTTTTTTTATCAGGTTTTTTTTCAAAATCTGCAAATCTGCTTCTATTAAACAGCTTTAAAATATGCGGATAATTTTTTAAAACAAAACCATACCCTTTTGACCTTCCATAAAAAAGAATGTAAAGTCTTGTTAGAAAATAATACTTTCTGTAAAAATCCTTCAGCCTTATCTCGTCTTCAACAGGATAGTAAGGAAAATATCTTTTTACATTTAGAGCAAATAAGCCTGTTTTTCTCCCTATGTATCCTGTTCTATCAGGATTTTTGTAGGTTTTTGCTCCGGATACACCACAGCTTGGGGATTTTGATTTTAGGAAAAAGCCGTCTACTGTTTTAAGGGATTTTAGAAAGTTTTTTGAAAAACGGTTAAGATCAGATGTAAAATCAGCCTTTGTTTCCTCCTGAACAACTCTGTAGCCGTCTATTTTTAGTAAAAAAATTTTTTTTCTGGGCACACCAAGACCTATCTCAACCTCAGGGCATACTTTTATTGGATAGACAAAATCCTTTAATTTTAAAGCAAACTGATCCTCCGAAGAACTGCCGTCGTATCTTACCTTTTCTCCTAATAGGCAACTGCTGAAGACCACTACTGGTTTATCAGAAAAGCTCATTTATCTTTTTCACAGCCTTATTGTGCAGTTTCAGAAATTGATCTGAGTATTGATTAAACTCTTTCAGATGCTGAACAGCCTGCGTGAAGATTTTTTTGTGCTGGTTATAATCCTGTTTGGTGGAGAATATGATCCTGTCTTTGTTTACGGAGAATTTGGAATTTTTCAGAAAAGTAAGCTCTTTTTTCTTATAAAAAAGAAAGTCTTCAAGGTGATCAAATGATTCTGCAAGTTTGTCTTTTGCTTTTTTTAAAATGGAAGAGATTTCCTTTATTTTTTCTGGAGAAACTCCCAGATTAGATAATGTCTCAATAGCCGAGTCTGAATACTCCTGATATTTTGTAAGAATAATTAATTTTTCAGTAGCTACCTTTTTTAAAAGTGTGTCATAACGGCTGATTAATGCTGATAAATTTTTTGGGTCCGAGAGTTTGTTTGCAGGTTGTTCCAGAGAGGTAAGTTTTTTTATCTCTGTATTGATACTTTTTAAAAAGCTGTTGTAGTAAGAGATAAAAAGATCCAGTTTCTTCTGGGGAAGATCTATCTGAGCAGTCTGCCCGTAGGATATACCAAAAAAGAGAATAAAAATGACAACCACTCTCATTTTACACCTCTTTAAGAACAAGGTCTTTTAATGCTTCTATAAAATATGGCTGATTTCTTAATGTCCCTACCCTTTTATACTCAGTTATGCCGATCTCTTTCGCAAGCTCTCCGTACTGAACATCAAGCTCATAAAGTGTTTCTGAATGCTCTGAAACAAAAGAAACAGGAATAACAGATAGCTTTTTTATTCCTTCCTTTCCTAACCTTTTTATCTCTTCATCTGTAAAAGGCTCAAGCCATTTTACAGGACTTACTCTGGACTGGTAAGCGATTGAGTACCTGTTCTCTGGAAAATGCTCCATTATAAGATTTACAGTTTCTTCTATCTGGTTTTTGTAAGGATCCCCTTCCTTTATCAGCTTTTCCGGAAGGGAATGGGCTGAGAAAAGAAAATAAAAATCTTTGTAACTCTCTCCAATATCCTGTTTGATCTTTTCAACCCATGCTTTTATAAACAATGGGTGGTTGTGGTAGGAGTTTATTTTTGCCACTGGAATGTTGATACCCTTTTTTTTGTATATCCTTTCAAACTCTTTAAATGATGATCCTGTTGTGGTTCTGCTGTAGTGGGGATACAGGGGAAGAAGTATGATCTTCTGGAGATTTTCCTTTAATAACTTTTCCACAGCCT
This window harbors:
- a CDS encoding DUF502 domain-containing protein, with product MNNFRKKILILKIRDTFLTGLFVFIPIAITIWIVVWLLSFVNNLVLPYLRYLIPIPDIPGVGILVTLLIVFATGLIAQNYFGKKLISLWDSLINRIPLVRSIYIATKQLMENLFNSKGKGKFKEAVLVEFPRKGMLSIGFVANKIQFDGKTYYLVYIPTAPNPTSGYTIFVEENEVRHTDLTVEEATKIILSGGLVSKNKIKPL
- a CDS encoding ATP-dependent Clp protease proteolytic subunit, whose translation is MDPTGAIWINQLFWLIFLLLLVLPMVKAQTLEWSRERLIRAIEEKRKSRVITMIHRQETRSFLGFFMMRFITIEDSEQVLRAIRMTPKDLPIDFIVHTPGGLALAATQIAQALADHKAPVRVIVPHYAMSGGTLIALAADEIIMDEHAVLGPVDPQLGQEPAASIVKIKELKKPEEIDDSTWIKIDVSEKALKQMFENVKTLLLKKGYSEEVANKVAEELSTGKYTHDYPLTVEHIQSLGLKVSTDVPEEVYALMDLYPQPAGTPSVQYIPVPYQRPGNSQPTGSKN
- a CDS encoding dUTP diphosphatase; the protein is MKEKLIDMFQLQEKLNRKIDDNWRQIRSKEDFARATWIECAELVDSLPWKWWKKQQPDMENVQIEVVDIWHFVMSYILLDYEDIGKAVESEPVNLFVRGLNEDFREINIKGEHINHYLGETDSYKRIIFLAERVAEGFLKQDLNEGVFFFGLLVKNTIPFEHLYLLYIGKNILNHIRQEKGYNSGDYKKVINGMEDNRYLFELVKSVKNKKDLEEKIRKTFETIHN
- a CDS encoding carbonic anhydrase family protein, with amino-acid sequence MRKTVVSFSVASAVFGFAFAGGADSWSYHGHTGPEHWGDLKDEYIMCKIGKNQSPVDISRIVEADLEDIKINYKPGAYSLVNNGHTIKVSYESGSYIVVDGVKFELKQFHFHAPSEHKIKGKHYPFEAHFVHADKDGNLAVIGVVFKEGKKNPVIEKLWENLPSKVGEKVKLAHKINAYDLLPDKKKYFRYSGSLTTPPCSEGVRWLVMINEMEMSKEQIQKFRKLMGGDTNRPVQPLNARMIMIQD
- the galT gene encoding galactose-1-phosphate uridylyltransferase, producing MPELRYNRLNNTWVIISKERAKRPHDYPVEWRKEVGDPAKCPFEPGKENLTPPEVYAVREPGTKPNTPGWKIRVIPNKYPALKPEEPFFRESEDIHDRMGGFGYHEVIIDTPDHFRQFHNFTVSEIQMILYVYRERMKQLYQNENIYYVQIFKNHGKEAGKSLYHSHSQLVALPRIPKRVDTQISQCRNYYKEKERCLLCDEIRYELKQQVRVVYDNNRFTVYTPFASAFPFEMKIVPKFHSSDFTKTTDEDLADLAEALFIAVRKLSKLFENPPFNMILHTSPPFREIPWDPNYYYNINKMYHWYIEILPRMAIHAGFELGTEFFINPTPPEEAARYLREKKIEEG
- a CDS encoding DUF507 family protein, which codes for MKIPARLVERIVNNIVKELTEKHYIEAENEEEFKKAVFEIINKAIEEEKEIEEEAEKLVEQHMHLIESEDIRYRTAVMKVKEKLAEERNIHLDPEERMNQIAHKIKKYIETENSIEIFEHPNKIRRKIFEILKQLVKEEKEIDREVRQRIKSYSRKILEGTPEWRILYNRIYEDALKRRGLL
- the truD gene encoding tRNA pseudouridine(13) synthase TruD, which produces MREVYFSWNVKEKPEDFIVSEVSDFELVENGNFYLYQLVKRGVNTQEVAKRFNLSYAGLKDKNAITFQYVSSPKFLGEAVFEKKDDNFFGLIFIGKIRKKIRIGNLKGNLFSVLLKGHTISDKRWFINYYDLQRISRNTEKGKKILKELKGGISWKMLSWRENFYLDAYLSHLWNKAVMVLLKENYTGYYVVEKGKKFFIPETDYQDLMENFPRFFPILGYKMKLSDKEKDIYRYVLGKEGFTFEDMFFKLKQLKIKGDYRKTFLKAEKIQLKNGRVNFFLQKGAYATMFLKNIFIQ
- a CDS encoding DUF523 domain-containing protein; translation: MSFSDKPVVVFSSCLLGEKVRYDGSSSEDQFALKLKDFVYPIKVCPEVEIGLGVPRKKIFLLKIDGYRVVQEETKADFTSDLNRFSKNFLKSLKTVDGFFLKSKSPSCGVSGAKTYKNPDRTGYIGRKTGLFALNVKRYFPYYPVEDEIRLKDFYRKYYFLTRLYILFYGRSKGYGFVLKNYPHILKLFNRSRFADFEKKPDKKNLLKIFNSPFTQKVAEKKARNFREKILNDPDFRKSYVLFPYQLIG
- the hemH gene encoding ferrochelatase is translated as MAKIGVILLNMGGPDSLEAIRPFLYNLFSDHEIIRIPRLIQKPVAWLIAKTRAEKTKDYYIKMGGKSPQKEQTFQQAQELQKKLGDDFVVAVGMRYWHPFIEEAVEKLLKENLQKIILLPLYPHYSRTTTGSSFKEFERIYKKKGINIPVAKINSYHNHPLFIKAWVEKIKQDIGESYKDFYFLFSAHSLPEKLIKEGDPYKNQIEETVNLIMEHFPENRYSIAYQSRVSPVKWLEPFTDEEIKRLGKEGIKKLSVIPVSFVSEHSETLYELDVQYGELAKEIGITEYKRVGTLRNQPYFIEALKDLVLKEV